The window TCACGCACCGTTCGCGCTGCCGCCGTGCAGATCGCGCCGGATCTAACAAGCCGCGCCGGCACGATGGCCCGGGTGCTGGGCGCGATCGCCGACGCGGCGTCGCAGGGGGCCGAGCTGATCGTCTTTCCCGAAACCTTCGTGCCGTTTTACCCGTATTTCTCTTTCGTCCTGCCGCCGATCAAGCAGGGCAAGCCGCACCTGCATCTCTACGAGGAAGCGGTCACCGTGCCGTCCGACGAAACTCGCGCCGTGGCCGAGGCGGCGGCGCAGGCCGGTGCCGTGGTGGTGCTGGGCGTGAACGAGCGCGATCACGGATCGCTCTACAACGCGCAACTGATCTTCGATGCAGATGGCACGCTGCTGCTCAAGCGCCGCAAGATCACGCCGACCTATCACGAGCGGATGATCTGGGGGCAGGGCGATGGCTCTGGCCTCAAGGTGGTCGAGACGGCGGTGGGCCGCGTCGGCGCGCTGGCCTGCTGGGAGCATTACAACCCGCTGGCCCGCTACGCGCTGATGACCCAGCACGAGGAAATCCACGTCGCCCAGTTTCCCGGCAGCCTCGTCGGACCGATTTTCGGCGAACAGATCGAGGTGACGATGCGCCACCACGCACTTGAATCGGGGTGCTTCGTGGTGAACGCCACCGGCTGGCTGACGCCCGAACAGATCGCCTCCGTCACACCGGATGAGGGCCTGCAGAAGGGCCTGCGCGATGGCTGCATGACCTGCATCATCACGCCCGAAGGCCGCCATGCCGTACCGCCGCTGACGGAAGGAGAGGGCATCCTGATGGCCGATCTCGACATGAGCCTCATCACCAAGCGCAAGCGCATGATGGACAGCGTCGGCCACTACGCACGGCCAGAGCTTCTCAGCCTGCTGCACGACCCCTCACCCACGGTGACGCGCCGCACAAGCGCACCCGAGACCCCGTTTACCCCCATTCCGCTGGAGGCAGAGGCATGAGCACCGGCAGCATCATCAACGACCTGCAGACGCGCGGCATGAGGCTGGTGGACCCGCGCGCCGGCGTCGAGAGCCGCCGCGGCGGCGCCGGCCCGACCGACCACAAGGCAGTGACCATCGGCGACATGACCGTGATGATCCCCGTGCACACCGCCCCGGCCTTCGACAGCCCATACATCGTCGAGGCACCCGATGCGCAAGGCCGCGCGCGGGTGCTGAAGGATGGCGAGTTCTTCGCCGATGTCAGCTTTCCGGCGCGCCCGCGCTTCTACGACCTCAGCACCGCCGATGGCGTACCGTATGGCCATATCGCCCAGCTTCATTCGCGCGATGTGCTGGCCACCACAGTGCTGCAAACCTGCATCCGCTACGAGAGCCGCAAGAAGACCTGCAAGTTCTGCGCCATCGGCCAGAGCCTCGCCGCCGGGCGCACCATCGCCCACAAGAGCCCCGAGCAACTGGCGGAGGTGGCCAAGGCTGCGGTGGAACTCGACGGCGTGAAGCACATGGTGATGACCACGGGCACGCCACCCGGCAAGGATCGCGGCGCAGGCGTGCTGGCCGACAGCGCCGAGGCGATCCGCGCCGCGGTGGACCTGCCGCTGCAGGGCCAGTGCGAGCCGCCGGAGGATGATGCGTGGCTGCGGCGAATGCGCGATGCGGGCATCGACTCGCTGGGCATGCACCTTGAAGTGGTCACGCCGGAACTGCGCGAGGCGATCATGCCCGGCAAGGCGCAGGTGCCGCTGTCGAAATACTTCGACAGTTTCGCCGCGGCGGTCGAGGTGTTCGGGCGCGCGCAGGTCTCCACCTACATCCTCGCGGGTCTGGGCGACACCGAGGAGGCCATCCTGGAGATGTGCGAGAAGCTGGTGGCGCTCGGCGTCTACCCCTTCGTCGTGCCCTTCGTGCCCGTCTCCGGCACCCCGATGGAAAGCCACCCCGCGCCAAGCTCCGATTTCATGGCCCGCGTGCTCGGCCCGCTGGCGCAGATGATCGTCGATGCCGGGCTGCGCTCCGAAGAGATCAAGGCGGGCTGCGGGCGCTGCGGGGCCTGCTCGGCGCTCTCGGCCTTCGAGAAGTTCAGGGTGCCGGCGGGCGAGAGGGTGACGGCATGATCATCGAAAAACCACAGCAGTTCATCACACCGGAATTCCTGATCCGCGCGGCCACGGCGGCGTGGGAAGTCGGAGGCGCAGCATCACTTCGCCACCGGGTGTTCGTTGAGGAGCAAGGGATATTCCAGACCCACGACCGCGACGAAATCGACCACGTGGCGCTGCCGCTGGTGGCGATCTCGACCATTGCTTCGGAGGCCGATGAGGTAGTGGGGACCGTCCGCATCTACGAGGCCGAGCCGGGGCTTTGGTGGGGGTCGCGACTGGCGGTGGCGCCAGCGTACCGGCGCATCGGGCGATTGGGGGCGGAACTGATCCGGCTGGCGGTTTCGTCGGCGCACGGAGCGGGGTGCGAGACATTCCTTGCCCATGTGCAGATGCAGAACGTGCCAATGTTCCAGGCCCTGCACTGGGAAGCCGTTGAAGAGGCGGACCTGCATGGGGTCGCGCACATGAAGATGCGGGCAGATCTGGACTTCTATCCGCCTTTTCTGGAGCCTGAGACTGGCTGGATGGCGCTGACACGGCGGAAGGCCGCGTGACCATGGATTTGCCGGCGCTGGCGGCGACGCTGCGGGCCAACCCCAACATCCGCAGCAAACGGGCGATAGACGTGACCTGCGCCGGACTGGGGTTGACGGCAGCGAGTGCCGGACGACCGGGCGATGACGCGGCGGCGCTGCCCGATGGCGATGGCTGGCTGTTGTTCGCGGCCGAAGGTTTCATGAACGAGTTCGTCAATGCCGCGCCGTGGTTCGCTGGCTGGTGCGCGGTAATGGTCAATGTGTCGGACATCCTGGCAATGGGCGGACGGCCGCTGGCGGTGACCGATGCGGTCTGGGCCCCGGACGGGGCGGCGGCGGCGGAGATCCTGGCGGGAATGAAGGCGGCGAGCGAGGCCTATGGTGTGCCGATCGTCGGTGGGCATTCGAACCTCGACACCGACCGGCGCCAGTTGGCTGCGGCGATCATCGGGCGGGCGAAAGCGTTGATCACGAGTTTCGATGCGCAGCCGGGCGACGTGCTGATCGCGGCGGTGGATCTGCGCGGGGATTATGCCGAAGGCAGCGACAACTTCCCCGCGTTCATGAACGCGCCCCATTCGCGGCTGCGTGGTGACATGGCGATCCTGCCGGAACTGGCGGAGGCCGGGCTGGCGCATGCGGGCAAGGATATCAGCCAGGGAGGGATCGCCGGAACGGCGGTGATGCTGGCCGAATGTTCCGGCGTAGGTATCGAGATCGACGTGACGGCTTTGCCGAAGCCTGACGGGGCGGACGTGGCGCGGTGGATGGCAACGTTTCCGAGTTTTGGTTTCCTGCTGGTAGCGCGGCGCGAGGATGCGACGGCCGTGGTGGAGAAGTTCACCCGGCGCGGTGTTGCGGCGGCGCTGGCCGGCCGGGTGACGGCTGGGACGCAGGTGGTGCTGCGGGACGGCGATGCCTGCGAGGTTTTCTGGGATCATGCGGCCAACCCCTACCTGGGACTGGTGCGAAAGGAGCCGGCGAATGCCTGAGATAGAGTTTTCCATACGTTGGCCCGATGGCTCGGAGGAGTTGTGCTACTCCCCCTCGACAGTGCTGCGTGAATTCTTCCGGCCCGGGGCGGAGTACAGCATCGCCGATTTCCTGAAACGCTGCCGCTCCGGCCTCGGTATGGCCTCGCAACGGGTGGAGGCGAAGTTCGGTTTTCGCTGCACGTCTGCCGACGCTCAACTGAAGCGGCTGGAGACGGTCGCGGCCCGCTACAAACCCGAGGAGATCGTGCGATGTCTGTCCATCAGTTGAATGCCGAGACGCGGAGCCGGACGGATGTCATCGTCATCGGCGCGGGGCAGGCCGGCATGTCAGCCAGCTATTATCTGTGCCGCGCCGGCATCGAGCATGTGGTTTTCGAGCGCAGTGAACGGTTTCATACATGGAAGAACGAGCGCTGGGATACTTTCTGCCTTGTGACGCCGAACTGGCAGTGCCGCCTGCCGGACTTTCCCTATCGCGGGAAGGATCCCGAGGGTTTCATGCTGAAGGACGAGATCGTCGACTACGTCGAGGGGTTCGCCGGGAGTTTCGACGCGCCGCTGTGGGAAGGTGTGCGGGTAACGCGGGTGGCGGAACTGGCCGAGGGTGGTTTCGAGGTGGATACGACGGCGGGCAACTGGCATGCGGCGCATGTGATTGTCGCGAGCGGCGGCTATGACACCCCGATATTGCCAGCCTTTGCCGGACGGCTCGATGACGGTATCAAGCAACTGCATTCGCGCCATTACAAGCGGCCGGAGGACGTGCCGGAGGGCACCTGTCTTGTCGTCGGCACGGGCCAGTCCGGCGTGCAGATGATGGAGGACCTTTGGATCGCCGGCCGCGACGTGCGGCTGGCGGTCGGGCCCGCGCCCCGGTCTCCGCGCCGGTATCGCGGGCGGGATGCGACGGACTGGCTGTACGAGATGGGGCATTACGATCAGACGATCGACCAGCAGCCGGATCCGAAGGCGACGGAGGCCAAGACCAACCACTACATGAGTGGGCGTGACGGTGGCCACGAGATCGACCTGCGGCAGTTCGCGCGGGACGGATTGCAGCTTTATGGTTCGGTCTCGGACATGGAGGGTGGGGTGATCCGGTTCCTCCCGGATCTGGAGAAAAACCTTGATGAGGCCGACAGAAGCTACATGGGCATTCGCGATGCAATCGATGTTCATATCTCGGGGCAGGGGCTGGATGTGGCCCCGGCACCAGCGTTCGAGAAGGTCTGGCGGCCGGAGCGGGAGGTGACGGAGATCGACGCGGTGGCGGAGGGGATCACCTCTGTCCTGTGGTGTATCGGCTTCCGTCCGGACTATTCATGGCTGAAGGTCGATTGCCTTGACGAGCGCGGCAAGCCGGTACACCGGCGCGGGGTTTGCGCGCGGGAAGGAGTTTATTTCCTCGGCCTCGGCTGGTTGAACAAGTGGGGCTCCGGTCGGTTCCTGTCGGTTGCGGAGGATGCGGAATTCGTCGTGGGATGTATTGCCGAGCGCCTGCGAGGTGGCGCGGAACGGCGGGCGCGGGGGTGATCAATGCGCCATCGGCCGCGTATCGGGGTTTGAGAACTCAGTAAGTTGGATGACGGGCGCGGGGTGAGGCCGCGCCCGTCAGCTTTGCATTCGCCGATGTCAGTGGTCGGCGATATGTTTTGCCTTTTCCACCAGCACTTCCGCCTGCCGGATCGAGGCATAATCGATCAGCCGGCCATCGAGCGAGACGGCACCCTTGCCGGCCTTCTCGGCCTCAGCCATCGCTTCGAGGATGCGCTTGGCCTTGGTGATGTCCTCTTCCGAGGGGCTCATGACCTCGTTGGCCAGCGCGATCTGGCTGGGGTGGATCGCCCATTTGCCTTCGCAGCCCAGCACGGCGGCGCGGTTGGCGGCGGCGATGTAGCCCTCCTTGTCCTGGAAATCGCCGAACGGGCCGTCAATGGGCCGCAGGCCGTTGGCACGGCAGGCGACGACCATGCGGGCGAGGGCGTAGTGCCACATGTCGCCCCAGTGCACGGCGCGGCTGCCGTCATCTGCTGGATCGGTCAGCACGGAATAATCCTTGTTGACGCCGCCGATGATCGTGGTGCGCGCGCGGGTCGAGGCGGCATAGTCGGCGACACCGAAATGCAGGCTCTCGTTCCGCTTCGACGCGGATGCGATCTCGTGCACGTTCTGCATCCCCAGCGCGGTCTCGATGATGTGCTCGAAGCCGATGCGCTTCTTGTAGCCCTTGGCGTCCTCGATCTGGGTCACCAGCATGTCGACGGCATAGACATCCGCCGCAGTGCCGACCTTGGGCACCATGATGAGGTCGAGGCGTTCGCCCGCCTGTTCGACGATGTCGACCACGTCGCGATACATGTAATGGGTGTCGAGGCCGTTGATGCGGATCGACATGGTTTTCTTGCCCCAGTCGACTTCGTTCAGAGCCTTGATGATATTTTTGCGAGCCTGTTCCTTCTCATCGGGAGCGACGGCATCCTCAAGGTCAAGGAAGATCACGTCCACATCCGATGCGGCAGCTTTTTCGAACATGTTCGGCTGGGAGCCGGGCACCGCAAGCTCGCTGCGGTTCAGACGGGCGGGGGCCTGTTCGATGGTGTGGAAACTCATATGTCTGTTGTCCTCTTTGTAGTGGTTATTGAAGTTTGGCGTCAGGTTGGCCCGACGGGGCAAAGGTCTGTCAAGGCGGAATGCCGGAAAGGCGGGCATTCCGCGACGAGAGTCTTAGGGATCGCCGGATGAAGGCATTCGGGAGGCGTAGTAGAAGGCGATTGCCTGCGCGCGATTTCGTACCGAGAGCTTGTCATAAAGGTTGGAGAGGTGGAACTTGACGGTGTTGGTCGAGATCTCCAGTTCGGCGGCAAGCTGGCGGTTGGTGAGCCCTTTGGACAGGGCTTCCAGGATCGTGCGTTCCTTGCGGGATAAGGTGCGGATCGGGTCGTGCTGAAGTTCGCGGACGTCAACATAAGGGAAGACCATCTTGCCCTCGGCGACGCTGGCGCAGGTTTCCAGCAGGGTTTCGACCGGAGCGGAACGGGGGGTGAAGCCGGCGGCGCCGGCGGCCATGGCGACGCGGGGCAGGTCCGCCCGGTCCTCGCCGTAGACGACGAGGCGGGGGGCCGCTTCCTGCGCGCGAAGGACCTCTATGAGTTTTGCGCCGCCGAGGGCAGGAAGGTTCCACTCGATCACGCCGACCTTGACGGGGACGCGCATGGCGGTGCCGAGGAAGCCCTCGGCAGTAGCTGCGGTGGCGACGAGCGAGAAGCGTGAGTCGCGCTCGAAGATCTGGGACATTGCTGAGAGGACGAGGGGGTTGCTGTCGGCCAGCATGATGTCGATTTTGCCCTTTGGCGCCGGATTTTGCGACATTTGAACTAATCCTCCTCCCCAAAACCTACCCATATGGGTGGTGTCAAATCGGTATACAGCCGTATTCCCACACTTTCGGGCAGGAATTTTACTACGCTTTTAGCTGCCCAAAGGCAGGAGTAAGGGATGTTGTGAATGAGCGCAAGAAAATTACATTCACGCCAGACATCGCAAGATTTTATTACTCAGGGAGCCTAACGCAGATGACCGACACGATCTTCCCCCAACTTGAAATTCCCGAAACACTGGCGGCCGGGCCCGGACCTGGAAATACCGACCCGCGCGTGCTGGAGCGATTTTCCAAGGCGGGTGTCGCCGACCATATGCAACCCGACGTACTGCGCGGGATGGTCGAGGCGAAGCACATGCTGCGCCAAGTCTGGGGCACGAAGAATATCCACACTTTCGGCGTGGCAGGTACCGGCTGGAGCGGGCTTGACTGCATGATGAGCGCGATCATGCCCGGCGACACGGTCGTGGCGTTCGTGAACGGTACGTTCTCGGGCATTGATGGCTTGACGATCCGGATGAAGGCGGCGACGGCAGAGGAACTGGCGGTGGATTCGCTGAACCCGAAGCCTGCTGGTGTGCAGATCATCGAGATCCCGCATGGCCAGTCCGTGAGCGGCGAGATCGTCGAAAAGGCCTTGGCCGAGCATAAGCCTAAATGGGCCTTCATGGCCCATTGGGAAACCGGCTCCGGCCGTGTGAACGATCTTGCAGGCTTCGCGGAAGCCTGCGAACGCCATGGCGCGCTGGGGCTCGTCGATGCCGTCTCCTCCCTGGGCGTCAGCGACTTTGCGATCGACGACTACCCCGGCGTCGCCGCCTGGGCCTCCTGCCCTCAGAAGGGCATCTGCTGCCTACCGCTGACGTATGCGCCGGTGAGTTTCTCCGATCGCTACATCGCGGAACTGAAAAAGAGCGGCACAAGGACTTTCGTGCATCACCCGATCATGGAAGCACGGCATTGGGGGATCGTGGATGGCAAGGACGTGGATAAGCCGGTCTATCACCGCACCCACTCCGCTTATGCCGTGGCCGCGTTTCACGAAGCACTGCGCATCGCACTGACGGAAACGGTGGCGGACCGGGCGAAGAGTTATGCCCACCACGAGGCAGCACTGCGCGACGCGGTGGAGGCTATGGGCTGCGAGGTGACTTCCAACATGACCAGCCTGATCGTTCTGAACCTGCCGGGCAAACTGGCTGGCCGCGAAATGGAGTTGGTGCAATCCTGCCGCGCAAAGGGCTTTGGCATCTGGCCGACCCTTTCCGAGCCGGTTCAGGTGCGGATCGGCATCCTGAACCAGCTCAACGAGCCGGCAGTGACCGATATCGCGCTGCGGTTTGCACAGGCGATGAACGACTTCGGGGCAGAGATCGACCTTGAAGCTGTCGAAGAGAGACTGAAGACGCATTACGCCACGCGAATGGCGGCGGAATAAGGGGGAAGAAATGGACATCCATGAGTACCAGGCGAAAGAGCTGCTTTCGAAATTCGGGGTGGAGGTGCTTCCGGGCGCGCTTGCCTATAGCCCCGAACAGGCGGCCTATCGTTCCCGCGAACTGGGTGGTGACGCATGGGTGGTCAAGGCGCAGGTTCACGCCGGCGGCCGCGGCAAGGCGGGCGGCGTGAAATTCTGCCGCTCCGACGCGGAAATCCAGACGGCCTGCGAGGCGATGTTCGGACAGAAGATCGTGACGCATCAGACCGGACCGGAGGGCAAGGGCATCTACCGGGTCTACGTGGAGGCGGCGGCGCAGATTGCGCGGGAAGTCTATCTTGGCTTTGTACTCGACCGTTCGAGCCAGCGAGTGATGATCGTCTGCTCCGGGGAAGGTGGGATGGAGATCGAGGAGATTTCCGAGGAGCGTCCGGACAGTATCATCCGTGCGACGGTGGAACCGGCGGTCGGCCTGCAAGCCTTCCAGTGCCGCGAGATTGCCTTTGCGCTGAAGCTTGACCCGGCAGTGGTGCAGAGCTTCGTCCGGACACTGATGGGCTGCTACCGCGCCTTCCGGGACCTCGATTCGACCATGGTCGAGATCAACCCGCTGGTGGTGACGGAAGAAGGGCGGATCCTGGCGCTGGATGCGAAGATGACGTTCGATGACAATGCGCTGTTCCGGCATCCGCAGGTTGCAGAACTGCGCGACAAGAGCCAGGAGGACCCGCGCGAATGCAGGGCGGCGGATCGGGGGCTTTCCTACGTCGGCCTCGACGGCAATATCGGCTGCATCGTCAACGGTGCCGGGCTGGCGATGGCGACGATGGACACCATCAAGCTGGCGGGAGGCGAGCCTGCCAACTTCCTCGACATCGGCGGCGGCGCCACGCCAGAGCGGGTGGCCAAGGCCTTCAGATTGGTGATGTCGGACAAGAACGTTCAGGCGGTGCTGGTCAACATTTTTGCCGGGATCAACCGCTGTGACTGGGTGGCGGAAGGCGTGGTTCAGGCACTGACGGAGAACCCGGTGGACATACCGGTGATTGTCCGGCTCTCCGGCACGAATGTGGAGGAGGGGCAGAAGATCCTGGCAAAGAGCGGGTTACCGATCATTCGCGCCTCCACCCTGAGCGAGGCGGCGGAACGGGCGGTGGGCGCCTGGAAGCATGATTCCACCAAGGGTACGAAAATGAGGGCAGCATCATGAGCATTTTGCTGGACGGATCCACCAAAGTCATAGTGCAGGGGATCACGGGCAAGATGGCCCGGTTTCACACACGGGAAATGCTGGACTACGGCACCCACGTCGTCGCCGGCGTGGTGCCGGGCAAGGGTGGCGAGACTGCAGAGGGCGTGCCGGTGTATGACACCGTTGCGCAGGCGGTCGAGGCGACAGGCGCGGAGGCAAGCCTCGTGTTTGTGCCGCCGCCATTTGCGGCCGACAGCATCATGGAGGCTGCCAACGCCGGTATCCGCTACTGCGTCTGCATTACCGACGGAATTCCGGCGCAGGACATGATTGCCGTAAAGCGGTACATGTGGCGGTTTCCGAAAGAACGGCGGATGATCCTGACAGGACCGAACTGCGCGGGCACGATCAGCCCCGGCAAGGCGATGCTGGGGATCATGCCGGGCCACATCTACATGGCGGGCAACGTCGGTATCGTCGGACGTTCCGGGACCCTGGGCTACGAGGCGGCTTCGCAACTGAAGGAGCGGGGGATCGGTATCTCGACCTCCGTTGGCATCGGCGGCGACCCTATCAACGGCTCTTCCTTCAAGGACATCCTCATGCATTTCGAGGACGACGACGACACCGAGATCGTCTGCATGATCGGTGAGATCGGCGGCCCACAGGAAGCCGAGGCGGCAGAATACGTGCGTGACCACATGACAAAACCGGTGGTTGCCTATGTGGCCGGGCTGACGGCGCCGAAGGGGCGCACGATGGGCCATGCCGGGGCCATCATTTCGGCCTTCGGCGAAAGTGCTTCGGAGAAAGTTGAAATCCTGACGCAGGCGGGGGTCACGGTTGCCGAACACCCCGCGGAGATCGGGGAAACAATCGCGCGGGTCATTGCCGCGTAAGGAGGAAAAGATGGGATTGCCTAGCCTTTTCGTGACCCGCCGCCTTCCGCCGGCGGTGGAAGCCAGGTTGTCGGAGCGTTTCGACGTGACGATCAACCAGAGGGATGCACAGCTGAAGACGGAGGATTTCCGACAGGCGATTTCCGGGTTCGATGCGGTGTTGCCAACTGTGACCGACAAGTTCTGCAGCCGGGCGCTGGAAGTCCGGAATCCGCAGGCGAAGATCCTTGCGAATTATGGCGTGGGATACAGCCACATCGACACTGAAGCGGTTTCCCGGCTGTCGATTGCAGTGACCAATACGCCGGATGTTCTATCCGAGTGTACGGCTGATCTTGCCGTGATGCTGATGCTGATGGCGGCACGGCGAGCGGTCGAGGGTGAACACGAGGTTCGGTCCGGTGCCTGGACGGGCTGGCGGCCAACGCATCTGATGGGAAGGAAGGTTTCCGGCAAGGTGCTGGGGATCATCGGCTTCGGGCGGATCGGCCAGGAGGTGGCGCGGCGGGCGCATCATGGCTTCGGCATGGACATCCTTGTCTACAACCGCAGCGCGGTGGCGGTGGAGAAACTGGCGGCTGTCGGCGCGCGGCAGGTCGAGACGATCGACGCGCTTCTGCCCGAATGCGATTTCGTATCCCTACATTGCCCAGGCGGTGCGGAAAATCGCCACCTGATCGACGCGCGGCGGCTGGGGCTGATGAAGGCAGATGCCTTCCTGATCAACACGGCGCGCGGCGAGATCATCGACGAGGCAGCGCTGGCGCAGGCCTTGATCTTCGAGACAATCGGGGGCGCGGCGCTGGACGTGTTCGACGGTGAGCCGCGTGTGAGCGCGGAACTGCGTGCCTGTGAAAACCTGGTGATGTTGCCACATCTTGGCAGCGCGACACGGGAGGCGAGGGAGGCGATGGGATTCCGGGCGATGGAAAACCTTGTCGATTTCTTCGAAGGCCGTGAACCGCGCGACAGGGTGGCCTGAACCGGGCTTGCCAGCTTTCGCGATGCGGGCTTCTCTCTCCAGTGTGCCCGTGACGTGATGGCCGGCGAAACGCCGATCTCTTTCTTCCTTCCGCTTCCTGGGGATGATTTGAGAGAGCAGGCGAAGACGGAGGGCAGGGGTTTTCCTGCCCTCCTTTTTTTTGTTCAATAAGAGCCGGATAGAGTTTTGCAATCGTGCTAGAAGCTTGACCGGCGGCTCCGGGCATCTCTATTGTCGGCTATAAAAATTGACGCGCGCAAACTTTCGCTGCGTGAAAATGTGGCGCAATGAGAGCGGGCGAAGGCTTTGCCGGTGAATGTGGGGGCGACAGAACCCCTTTCGGAAAGCAGGGGACATGGACAGTCAGAAGATCAGGACGATGGAGGAGTTCGCGGCTCTCAGCGGCATATCGCGTCCAACTGTATCAAAGTATTTCAATGATCCGAGCAGCGTGAGGGATTCCACCCGTAGCCGGATCGAGCGGGCGCTGGAGCAATACGACTACCGCCCCAATATCTTTGCCATCAACCAGAACCGCAAGTTGACAAAGACCATAGGCATTCTTGTGCCCTACCTGGCCGACCCGTTCTTCGCCGAGATCGTGCGTAACATCGAATGGCGCTGCATCGAGGCCGGGTACTTGCCGATCCTGTTTTCATCGCATGGTGAGCAGGACCTTGAAGTCAACGCGTTGGAGACCTTGAAATCGCTGAAACCCGCCGGCGCGCTTCTGGCCCCGTTGGGGCGAGCATCGGATCTGGAGGCCCTGAAGAAGTTTGTCGATGAAGTGCCAACCGTGATCTTCGACAGCGACGTCGAAGTCGGCGAAACCTTTGTGGGCTTGGATAATTTTCAGAGCATCGGGCTGATGGTCGAGTATCTTTGCAGCACCGGTTCTCCCCCCTGTTTCCTGGAGATGCCGCCCGTCAACCCGAACGCACGAAAGCGCAGACAGGCTTATCGTCAGACAATGGAGAAGTTGGGGCTTGAGCCGCAGATCATCCATGTGGAGCAGGAAACATGGGACTTCGAGCGGGTCGGTCTGACCGAAGGCAAACGGCTTATCCAGGAGCGGTTGATACCTTCAGACACCGTCCTGTGCAGCAATGACAGGATTGCCATCGGCCTTCTGGCCGCTGCCTACGAGAGCGGGTTGCGTGTCGGGCGGGGGCCGGGCTGCGCGATGCGGATCGCCGGCCATGATGATCATCCCTGGTCTCGTTTCACCAGCCCTTCGCTGACTACCGTGGCGCAGGACTATGAATCGATTGCGCGGGGCAGTTTCGAGGCGTTGTTCGTGCTGATGGAGGCGGGATTCAGTAGCCATGAGCGCAATGCGACCTATTTCGAAGGCAAGTTGATATTGCGATCTTCGGCGTAAGCGTAAGGCCGCTCCTGGCCATTGATCGGGTCAAAACTTTACGCGCGTAAAAAAATATTTGACTTGGCCGCAGTTAAGTTGGTACCTGAGTTCCAATAACACTGGATAATCTGGGAGGATTACGATGAGACTGAATCACGCATTCTGTGCGGCGTCGGCGCTTGCGCTCTTGGCAGGTGCTGCAACGGCACAGACGACCGTTACCATCGCGACAGTGAACAACGGCGACATGATCCGCATGCAGGGTCTGAGTGACGAGTTCACGGCGGCAAACCCCGATATCACACTGGAGTGGGTCACGCTGGAGGAGAACGTGCTTCGTCAGCGCGTGACGCAGGACATCGCCTCCAATGGCGGGCAGTTCGACGTGATGACAATCGGCACCTATGAAGTTCCGATCTGGGGCAAGCAGGGGTGGCTGGTCTCGCTGAACGATCTGCCGGCCGAGTGGGATGCCGATGACATCCTGCCTGCGATCCGCGGTGGTCTGACTGTCGATGGTGAACTATATGCGGCACCATTCTATGGCGAAAGCTCCATGGTCATGTACCGGAAGGACCTGATGGAAGCGGCAGGCATGGAAATGCCCGAAGCGCCGACTTGGGACGACATCGCCAAGGCTGCCGAAGCGATGACGGACAAGGACAACGAAGTGTATGGCATCTGCCTGCGCGGCAAGGCCGGCTGGGGCGAGAATATGGCCTTCCTGTCTGCCATGGCCAACAGCTTTGGCGGCAAATGGTTCGATGAGGACTGGCAGGCCCAGTTCGACAGCGAGGCCTGGGCGAACACGCTCAACACCTACATGGACCTGATGAACAACTACGGACCTCCGGGCGCTTCCACGAACGGCTTCAACGAGAACCTCTCGCTGTTCCAGCAGGGCAAGTGCGGCATGTGGATCGACGCAACGGTTGCGGCTTCCTTCGTGACCAATCCCAATGACTCCACGGTTGCCGATCAGGTCGGTTTCGC of the Algicella marina genome contains:
- a CDS encoding HpcH/HpaI aldolase/citrate lyase family protein: MSFHTIEQAPARLNRSELAVPGSQPNMFEKAAASDVDVIFLDLEDAVAPDEKEQARKNIIKALNEVDWGKKTMSIRINGLDTHYMYRDVVDIVEQAGERLDLIMVPKVGTAADVYAVDMLVTQIEDAKGYKKRIGFEHIIETALGMQNVHEIASASKRNESLHFGVADYAASTRARTTIIGGVNKDYSVLTDPADDGSRAVHWGDMWHYALARMVVACRANGLRPIDGPFGDFQDKEGYIAAANRAAVLGCEGKWAIHPSQIALANEVMSPSEEDITKAKRILEAMAEAEKAGKGAVSLDGRLIDYASIRQAEVLVEKAKHIADH
- a CDS encoding response regulator transcription factor is translated as MSQNPAPKGKIDIMLADSNPLVLSAMSQIFERDSRFSLVATAATAEGFLGTAMRVPVKVGVIEWNLPALGGAKLIEVLRAQEAAPRLVVYGEDRADLPRVAMAAGAAGFTPRSAPVETLLETCASVAEGKMVFPYVDVRELQHDPIRTLSRKERTILEALSKGLTNRQLAAELEISTNTVKFHLSNLYDKLSVRNRAQAIAFYYASRMPSSGDP
- a CDS encoding aminotransferase class V-fold PLP-dependent enzyme, whose translation is MTDTIFPQLEIPETLAAGPGPGNTDPRVLERFSKAGVADHMQPDVLRGMVEAKHMLRQVWGTKNIHTFGVAGTGWSGLDCMMSAIMPGDTVVAFVNGTFSGIDGLTIRMKAATAEELAVDSLNPKPAGVQIIEIPHGQSVSGEIVEKALAEHKPKWAFMAHWETGSGRVNDLAGFAEACERHGALGLVDAVSSLGVSDFAIDDYPGVAAWASCPQKGICCLPLTYAPVSFSDRYIAELKKSGTRTFVHHPIMEARHWGIVDGKDVDKPVYHRTHSAYAVAAFHEALRIALTETVADRAKSYAHHEAALRDAVEAMGCEVTSNMTSLIVLNLPGKLAGREMELVQSCRAKGFGIWPTLSEPVQVRIGILNQLNEPAVTDIALRFAQAMNDFGAEIDLEAVEERLKTHYATRMAAE
- a CDS encoding malate--CoA ligase subunit beta, translating into MDIHEYQAKELLSKFGVEVLPGALAYSPEQAAYRSRELGGDAWVVKAQVHAGGRGKAGGVKFCRSDAEIQTACEAMFGQKIVTHQTGPEGKGIYRVYVEAAAQIAREVYLGFVLDRSSQRVMIVCSGEGGMEIEEISEERPDSIIRATVEPAVGLQAFQCREIAFALKLDPAVVQSFVRTLMGCYRAFRDLDSTMVEINPLVVTEEGRILALDAKMTFDDNALFRHPQVAELRDKSQEDPRECRAADRGLSYVGLDGNIGCIVNGAGLAMATMDTIKLAGGEPANFLDIGGGATPERVAKAFRLVMSDKNVQAVLVNIFAGINRCDWVAEGVVQALTENPVDIPVIVRLSGTNVEEGQKILAKSGLPIIRASTLSEAAERAVGAWKHDSTKGTKMRAAS
- the sucD gene encoding succinate--CoA ligase subunit alpha — protein: MSILLDGSTKVIVQGITGKMARFHTREMLDYGTHVVAGVVPGKGGETAEGVPVYDTVAQAVEATGAEASLVFVPPPFAADSIMEAANAGIRYCVCITDGIPAQDMIAVKRYMWRFPKERRMILTGPNCAGTISPGKAMLGIMPGHIYMAGNVGIVGRSGTLGYEAASQLKERGIGISTSVGIGGDPINGSSFKDILMHFEDDDDTEIVCMIGEIGGPQEAEAAEYVRDHMTKPVVAYVAGLTAPKGRTMGHAGAIISAFGESASEKVEILTQAGVTVAEHPAEIGETIARVIAA
- a CDS encoding 2-hydroxyacid dehydrogenase, producing MGLPSLFVTRRLPPAVEARLSERFDVTINQRDAQLKTEDFRQAISGFDAVLPTVTDKFCSRALEVRNPQAKILANYGVGYSHIDTEAVSRLSIAVTNTPDVLSECTADLAVMLMLMAARRAVEGEHEVRSGAWTGWRPTHLMGRKVSGKVLGIIGFGRIGQEVARRAHHGFGMDILVYNRSAVAVEKLAAVGARQVETIDALLPECDFVSLHCPGGAENRHLIDARRLGLMKADAFLINTARGEIIDEAALAQALIFETIGGAALDVFDGEPRVSAELRACENLVMLPHLGSATREAREAMGFRAMENLVDFFEGREPRDRVA